The genomic region TCAATGCTTCTTTATCTAAGATATTTCTACCATCAAAAATATTCCCTGGTTTTAATACTGTAGAATGGATTTTTTTCCAATCATACGTTCTAAATTCATCCCATTCTGTTAAGATAGCAATAGCATGTGCATCCTGAGCTGCTTCGTATGGATCATTGACTACTTTAACTCTTTCTCTGATTTCTTCTGAAGAGTGTGTATTCAAGTATTCCAA from Flammeovirga agarivorans harbors:
- a CDS encoding UDP binding domain-containing protein, with product LEYLNTHSSEEIRERVKVVNDPYEAAQDAHAIAILTEWDEFRTYDWKKIHSTVLKPGNIFDGRNILDKEALKNEGFKVFSIGIN